One window of Brassica oleracea var. oleracea cultivar TO1000 unplaced genomic scaffold, BOL UnpScaffold01514, whole genome shotgun sequence genomic DNA carries:
- the LOC106321383 gene encoding cytochrome P450 90B1 isoform X2, protein MFEHTLLSLLLLPSLLSLLLFLILLKRRSRHRFNLPPGKSGWPFIGETIGYLKPYTATTLGDFMQQHISKYGKIYRSNLFGEPTIVSADAGLNRFILQNEGRLFECSYPRSIGGILGKWSMLVLVGDMHRDMRSISLNFLSHARLKTILLKDVERHTLFVLDSWQQQSVFSAQDEAKKFTFNLMAKHIMSMDPGEEETEQLKKEYVTFMKGVVSAPLNLPGTAYRKALQSRATILKFIERKMEERKSEIKEEDEAEDEAEISRSDHHYERKHRTDDDLLGWVLKHSNLSTEQILDLILSLLFAGHETSSVAIALAIYFLQACPKAVQELREEHLEIAMAKKELGESELNWDDYKKMDFTQCVINETLRLGNVVRFLHRKALKDVRYKGYDIPSGWKVLPVISAVHLDNSRYDEPNLFNPWRWQQQNNGACGSSSSGSGSFSTWGNNFMPFGGGPRLCAGSELAKLEMAVFIHHLVLNFNWELAEDDQPFTFPFVDFPNGLPIRVSRIL, encoded by the exons ATGTTCGAGCATACTCtattgtctcttcttcttctcccatcGCTTCtatctcttctcctcttcttgatCCTCTTGAAGAGAAGAAGTCGACACAGATTCAATCTCCCTCCGGGAAAATCCGGTTGGCCATTTATAGGAGAGACCATCGGTTATCTCAAACCGTACACCGCTACAACTCTCGGTGACTTCATGCAACAACATATCTCCAA gtATGGGAAGATATACAGATCGAATTTGTTTGGAGAACCAACGATTGTATCAGCTGATGCAGGGCTCAACAGATTCATATTACAAAACGAAGGAAGACTATTTGAATGTAGTTATCCTCGAAGTATCGGTGGGATTCTTGGGAAATGGTCGATGCTTGTTCTTGTTGGAGACATGCATAGAGATATGAGAAGTATATCGCTCAACTTTCTAAGTCACGCTCGTCTCAAAACGATTCTTCTTAAAGACGTTGAGAGGCACACTTTGTTCGTTCTTGATTCTTGGCAACAACAGTCTGTTTTCTCTGCTCAAGATGAAGCCAAaaag TTTACGTTTAATCTAATGGCGAAGCATATAATGAGTATGGATCCTGGAGAAGAAGAGACAGAGCAGTTAAAGAAGGAGTATGTGACTTTCATGAAAGGTGTTGTCTCTGCTCCTCTCAATCTCCCAGGAACTGCTTATCGTAAAGCTCTTCAG TCACGAGCGACAATACTGAAGTTTATTGAGAGGAAAATGGAAGAGAGAAAATCAGAgattaaagaagaagatgaagcagaGGATGAAGCAGAGATTAGTCGGAGTGACCATCATTATGAGAGAAAACATAGAACAGATGATGATCTTTTGGGATGGGTTTTAAAACATTCGAATCTATCAACGGAGCAGATTCTCGATCTTATTCTCAGTTTATTATTTGCTGGACATGAGACTTCCTCCGTCGCCATTGCTTTAGCTATCTACTTCTTGCAAGCTTGTCCTAAAGCCGTTCAAGAACTTAGG GAAGAGCATCTTGAGATCGCGATGGCCAAGAAGGAGCTTGGAGAGTCAGAATTGAATTGGGATGATTACAAGAAAATGGACTTTACTCAGTGT gTAATAAATGAAACTCTTCGACTAGGAAATGTAGTAAGGTTTCTGCATCGTAAAGCACTCAAAGACGTTCGGTATAAAG GATACGATATCCCGAGTGGGTGGAAAGTGTTACCAGTGATCTCAGCCGTACATTTGGATAATTCTCGTTACGACGAGCCTAATCTCTTTAATCCTTGGAGATGGCAACAG CAAAACAACGGAGCGTGCGGGTCGTCTTCGTCAGGATCTGGTAGTTTTTCAACGTGGGGGAACAACTTCATGCCGTTTGGAGGAGGGCCAAGGCTGTGTGCTGGTTCGGAGTTAGCGAAGCTAGAAATGGCAGTGTTTATTCATCATCTTGTTCTTAATTTTAATTGGGAATTAGCAGAAGATGATCAACCATTTACTTTTCCTTTCGTTGATTTTCCTAACGGTTTGCCTATTAGGGTTTCTcgtattttgtaa
- the LOC106321383 gene encoding cytochrome P450 90B1 isoform X1 — protein MFEHTLLSLLLLPSLLSLLLFLILLKRRSRHRFNLPPGKSGWPFIGETIGYLKPYTATTLGDFMQQHISKYGKIYRSNLFGEPTIVSADAGLNRFILQNEGRLFECSYPRSIGGILGKWSMLVLVGDMHRDMRSISLNFLSHARLKTILLKDVERHTLFVLDSWQQQSVFSAQDEAKKFTFNLMAKHIMSMDPGEEETEQLKKEYVTFMKGVVSAPLNLPGTAYRKALQSRATILKFIERKMEERKSEIKEEDEAEDEAEISRSDHHYERKHRTDDDLLGWVLKHSNLSTEQILDLILSLLFAGHETSSVAIALAIYFLQACPKAVQELREEHLEIAMAKKELGESELNWDDYKKMDFTQCVINETLRLGNVVRFLHRKALKDVRYKGYDIPSGWKVLPVISAVHLDNSRYDEPNLFNPWRWQQQQNNGACGSSSSGSGSFSTWGNNFMPFGGGPRLCAGSELAKLEMAVFIHHLVLNFNWELAEDDQPFTFPFVDFPNGLPIRVSRIL, from the exons ATGTTCGAGCATACTCtattgtctcttcttcttctcccatcGCTTCtatctcttctcctcttcttgatCCTCTTGAAGAGAAGAAGTCGACACAGATTCAATCTCCCTCCGGGAAAATCCGGTTGGCCATTTATAGGAGAGACCATCGGTTATCTCAAACCGTACACCGCTACAACTCTCGGTGACTTCATGCAACAACATATCTCCAA gtATGGGAAGATATACAGATCGAATTTGTTTGGAGAACCAACGATTGTATCAGCTGATGCAGGGCTCAACAGATTCATATTACAAAACGAAGGAAGACTATTTGAATGTAGTTATCCTCGAAGTATCGGTGGGATTCTTGGGAAATGGTCGATGCTTGTTCTTGTTGGAGACATGCATAGAGATATGAGAAGTATATCGCTCAACTTTCTAAGTCACGCTCGTCTCAAAACGATTCTTCTTAAAGACGTTGAGAGGCACACTTTGTTCGTTCTTGATTCTTGGCAACAACAGTCTGTTTTCTCTGCTCAAGATGAAGCCAAaaag TTTACGTTTAATCTAATGGCGAAGCATATAATGAGTATGGATCCTGGAGAAGAAGAGACAGAGCAGTTAAAGAAGGAGTATGTGACTTTCATGAAAGGTGTTGTCTCTGCTCCTCTCAATCTCCCAGGAACTGCTTATCGTAAAGCTCTTCAG TCACGAGCGACAATACTGAAGTTTATTGAGAGGAAAATGGAAGAGAGAAAATCAGAgattaaagaagaagatgaagcagaGGATGAAGCAGAGATTAGTCGGAGTGACCATCATTATGAGAGAAAACATAGAACAGATGATGATCTTTTGGGATGGGTTTTAAAACATTCGAATCTATCAACGGAGCAGATTCTCGATCTTATTCTCAGTTTATTATTTGCTGGACATGAGACTTCCTCCGTCGCCATTGCTTTAGCTATCTACTTCTTGCAAGCTTGTCCTAAAGCCGTTCAAGAACTTAGG GAAGAGCATCTTGAGATCGCGATGGCCAAGAAGGAGCTTGGAGAGTCAGAATTGAATTGGGATGATTACAAGAAAATGGACTTTACTCAGTGT gTAATAAATGAAACTCTTCGACTAGGAAATGTAGTAAGGTTTCTGCATCGTAAAGCACTCAAAGACGTTCGGTATAAAG GATACGATATCCCGAGTGGGTGGAAAGTGTTACCAGTGATCTCAGCCGTACATTTGGATAATTCTCGTTACGACGAGCCTAATCTCTTTAATCCTTGGAGATGGCAACAG CAGCAAAACAACGGAGCGTGCGGGTCGTCTTCGTCAGGATCTGGTAGTTTTTCAACGTGGGGGAACAACTTCATGCCGTTTGGAGGAGGGCCAAGGCTGTGTGCTGGTTCGGAGTTAGCGAAGCTAGAAATGGCAGTGTTTATTCATCATCTTGTTCTTAATTTTAATTGGGAATTAGCAGAAGATGATCAACCATTTACTTTTCCTTTCGTTGATTTTCCTAACGGTTTGCCTATTAGGGTTTCTcgtattttgtaa
- the LOC106321383 gene encoding cytochrome P450 90B1 isoform X3, whose amino-acid sequence MFEHTLLSLLLLPSLLSLLLFLILLKRRSRHRFNLPPGKSGWPFIGETIGYLKPYTATTLGDFMQQHISKYGKIYRSNLFGEPTIVSADAGLNRFILQNEGRLFECSYPRSIGGILGKWSMLVLVGDMHRDMRSISLNFLSHARLKTILLKDVERHTLFVLDSWQQQSVFSAQDEAKKFTFNLMAKHIMSMDPGEEETEQLKKEYVTFMKGVVSAPLNLPGTAYRKALQSRATILKFIERKMEERKSEIKEEDEAEDEAEISRSDHHYERKHRTDDDLLGWVLKHSNLSTEQILDLILSLLFAGHETSSVAIALAIYFLQACPKAVQELREEHLEIAMAKKELGESELNWDDYKKMDFTQCVINETLRLGNVVRFLHRKALKDVRYKGYDIPSGWKVLPVISAVHLDNSRYDEPNLFNPWRWQQKRSECKSNNPVKIKVREKRRGGVREDN is encoded by the exons ATGTTCGAGCATACTCtattgtctcttcttcttctcccatcGCTTCtatctcttctcctcttcttgatCCTCTTGAAGAGAAGAAGTCGACACAGATTCAATCTCCCTCCGGGAAAATCCGGTTGGCCATTTATAGGAGAGACCATCGGTTATCTCAAACCGTACACCGCTACAACTCTCGGTGACTTCATGCAACAACATATCTCCAA gtATGGGAAGATATACAGATCGAATTTGTTTGGAGAACCAACGATTGTATCAGCTGATGCAGGGCTCAACAGATTCATATTACAAAACGAAGGAAGACTATTTGAATGTAGTTATCCTCGAAGTATCGGTGGGATTCTTGGGAAATGGTCGATGCTTGTTCTTGTTGGAGACATGCATAGAGATATGAGAAGTATATCGCTCAACTTTCTAAGTCACGCTCGTCTCAAAACGATTCTTCTTAAAGACGTTGAGAGGCACACTTTGTTCGTTCTTGATTCTTGGCAACAACAGTCTGTTTTCTCTGCTCAAGATGAAGCCAAaaag TTTACGTTTAATCTAATGGCGAAGCATATAATGAGTATGGATCCTGGAGAAGAAGAGACAGAGCAGTTAAAGAAGGAGTATGTGACTTTCATGAAAGGTGTTGTCTCTGCTCCTCTCAATCTCCCAGGAACTGCTTATCGTAAAGCTCTTCAG TCACGAGCGACAATACTGAAGTTTATTGAGAGGAAAATGGAAGAGAGAAAATCAGAgattaaagaagaagatgaagcagaGGATGAAGCAGAGATTAGTCGGAGTGACCATCATTATGAGAGAAAACATAGAACAGATGATGATCTTTTGGGATGGGTTTTAAAACATTCGAATCTATCAACGGAGCAGATTCTCGATCTTATTCTCAGTTTATTATTTGCTGGACATGAGACTTCCTCCGTCGCCATTGCTTTAGCTATCTACTTCTTGCAAGCTTGTCCTAAAGCCGTTCAAGAACTTAGG GAAGAGCATCTTGAGATCGCGATGGCCAAGAAGGAGCTTGGAGAGTCAGAATTGAATTGGGATGATTACAAGAAAATGGACTTTACTCAGTGT gTAATAAATGAAACTCTTCGACTAGGAAATGTAGTAAGGTTTCTGCATCGTAAAGCACTCAAAGACGTTCGGTATAAAG GATACGATATCCCGAGTGGGTGGAAAGTGTTACCAGTGATCTCAGCCGTACATTTGGATAATTCTCGTTACGACGAGCCTAATCTCTTTAATCCTTGGAGATGGCAACAG aaacggaGCGAGTGTAAATCAAACAATCCTGTGAAAATTAAAGTAAGAGAGAAGAGACGTGGTGGTGTACGTGAAGACAATTAA
- the LOC106321383 gene encoding cytochrome P450 90B1 isoform X4 has product MFEHTLLSLLLLPSLLSLLLFLILLKRRSRHRFNLPPGKSGWPFIGETIGYLKPYTATTLGDFMQQHISKYGKIYRSNLFGEPTIVSADAGLNRFILQNEGRLFECSYPRSIGGILGKWSMLVLVGDMHRDMRSISLNFLSHARLKTILLKDVERHTLFVLDSWQQQSVFSAQDEAKKFTFNLMAKHIMSMDPGEEETEQLKKEYVTFMKGVVSAPLNLPGTAYRKALQSRATILKFIERKMEERKSEIKEEDEAEDEAEISRSDHHYERKHRTDDDLLGWVLKHSNLSTEQILDLILSLLFAGHETSSVAIALAIYFLQACPKAVQELREEHLEIAMAKKELGESELNWDDYKKMDFTQCVINETLRLGNVVRFLHRKALKDVRYKGYDIPSGWKVLPVISAVHLDNSRYDEPNLFNPWRWQQNRTC; this is encoded by the exons ATGTTCGAGCATACTCtattgtctcttcttcttctcccatcGCTTCtatctcttctcctcttcttgatCCTCTTGAAGAGAAGAAGTCGACACAGATTCAATCTCCCTCCGGGAAAATCCGGTTGGCCATTTATAGGAGAGACCATCGGTTATCTCAAACCGTACACCGCTACAACTCTCGGTGACTTCATGCAACAACATATCTCCAA gtATGGGAAGATATACAGATCGAATTTGTTTGGAGAACCAACGATTGTATCAGCTGATGCAGGGCTCAACAGATTCATATTACAAAACGAAGGAAGACTATTTGAATGTAGTTATCCTCGAAGTATCGGTGGGATTCTTGGGAAATGGTCGATGCTTGTTCTTGTTGGAGACATGCATAGAGATATGAGAAGTATATCGCTCAACTTTCTAAGTCACGCTCGTCTCAAAACGATTCTTCTTAAAGACGTTGAGAGGCACACTTTGTTCGTTCTTGATTCTTGGCAACAACAGTCTGTTTTCTCTGCTCAAGATGAAGCCAAaaag TTTACGTTTAATCTAATGGCGAAGCATATAATGAGTATGGATCCTGGAGAAGAAGAGACAGAGCAGTTAAAGAAGGAGTATGTGACTTTCATGAAAGGTGTTGTCTCTGCTCCTCTCAATCTCCCAGGAACTGCTTATCGTAAAGCTCTTCAG TCACGAGCGACAATACTGAAGTTTATTGAGAGGAAAATGGAAGAGAGAAAATCAGAgattaaagaagaagatgaagcagaGGATGAAGCAGAGATTAGTCGGAGTGACCATCATTATGAGAGAAAACATAGAACAGATGATGATCTTTTGGGATGGGTTTTAAAACATTCGAATCTATCAACGGAGCAGATTCTCGATCTTATTCTCAGTTTATTATTTGCTGGACATGAGACTTCCTCCGTCGCCATTGCTTTAGCTATCTACTTCTTGCAAGCTTGTCCTAAAGCCGTTCAAGAACTTAGG GAAGAGCATCTTGAGATCGCGATGGCCAAGAAGGAGCTTGGAGAGTCAGAATTGAATTGGGATGATTACAAGAAAATGGACTTTACTCAGTGT gTAATAAATGAAACTCTTCGACTAGGAAATGTAGTAAGGTTTCTGCATCGTAAAGCACTCAAAGACGTTCGGTATAAAG GATACGATATCCCGAGTGGGTGGAAAGTGTTACCAGTGATCTCAGCCGTACATTTGGATAATTCTCGTTACGACGAGCCTAATCTCTTTAATCCTTGGAGATGGCAACAG